Proteins encoded together in one Myxococcales bacterium window:
- a CDS encoding class I SAM-dependent methyltransferase, which translates to MSTTNSTISSWRDFWSAPLAHDFQTEASWNKNAKLFAERSHTILGYRDDDVVLDVGSGPGATAEALRTRVAEVHCAEVSEAYITAARKRFQDSPNVTYHELGADYTSLEFLAPRKFSLILCNNVVQYYRSVAEVENLILSAKKVAAPGARMLIGEILTDSGVALRYFRDSLREARREKYLGLLVGGFMQLAKIRYMKYRNTFRTLELPERELRGIIDRLGLDAEILDTQLSFFPHRVHLLIRF; encoded by the coding sequence GTGAGCACGACGAACAGCACCATCTCGAGCTGGCGCGACTTCTGGAGCGCCCCTTTGGCCCACGACTTCCAGACCGAAGCGAGCTGGAACAAAAACGCGAAGCTCTTCGCCGAGCGCTCGCACACGATCCTCGGCTACCGCGACGACGACGTGGTGCTCGACGTGGGCAGCGGGCCTGGGGCGACGGCCGAGGCCCTGCGAACGCGCGTCGCCGAGGTGCACTGCGCCGAGGTGTCGGAGGCGTACATCACGGCGGCGCGTAAGCGCTTCCAGGACAGCCCGAACGTGACCTACCACGAGCTCGGCGCCGACTACACGAGCCTCGAGTTTCTCGCGCCGCGGAAGTTCTCGCTCATCCTCTGCAACAACGTCGTGCAGTACTACCGGAGCGTCGCCGAGGTCGAGAACCTCATCTTGAGCGCCAAGAAGGTCGCCGCGCCCGGTGCCCGGATGCTCATCGGCGAGATCCTGACCGACTCGGGCGTGGCCCTCCGGTACTTCCGCGACAGCCTCCGCGAGGCGCGGCGCGAGAAGTACCTGGGCCTCCTCGTGGGCGGGTTCATGCAGCTCGCGAAGATCCGCTACATGAAATACAGGAACACGTTCCGCACCCTCGAGCTCCCCGAGCGCGAGCTCCGCGGCATCATCGACCGCCTAGGCCTCGACGCCGAGATCCTCGACACGCAGCTCTCGTTCTTCCCGCACCGCGTCCACTTGCTGATTCGGTTCTGA
- a CDS encoding FAD-dependent oxidoreductase: MQPIETFTAKLVSHRELGPGVRELTFARTDEKPLTFAAGQWLNLDLTPTPGELRRAYSIASAPNGTGTFELAVTRVEGGPGSTKLHALAPGDTVTCTGPQGIFYRKELGPSLFVATGTGFTPLRSMIHDALAKGDTSPMRLVFGVRRPEDRIYMDELAELSRRHPNFTAEYTLSRAPEGYVGRTGYVQTHVRELYEALAAHGKPNVYICGLQKMVSAVRDLLRKDMGLDRKQVHSERYD; this comes from the coding sequence ATGCAGCCCATCGAAACGTTCACGGCCAAGCTCGTCTCGCACCGCGAGCTCGGCCCCGGCGTGCGCGAGCTCACCTTCGCGCGGACCGACGAGAAACCGCTCACGTTCGCCGCGGGGCAGTGGCTGAACTTGGATCTCACGCCCACCCCGGGCGAGCTCCGCCGCGCGTACAGCATCGCGTCGGCGCCGAACGGCACGGGCACCTTCGAGCTCGCCGTCACGAGGGTCGAGGGTGGCCCCGGCTCCACGAAGCTCCACGCGCTCGCCCCGGGCGACACCGTGACGTGCACGGGGCCGCAGGGCATTTTCTACCGCAAGGAGCTCGGGCCCTCGCTCTTCGTGGCCACGGGCACCGGGTTCACCCCGCTCCGCAGCATGATCCACGACGCGCTGGCGAAGGGCGACACGTCTCCCATGCGGCTCGTGTTCGGCGTGCGCCGCCCCGAGGATCGCATCTACATGGACGAGCTCGCCGAGCTCTCGCGGCGGCACCCGAACTTTACTGCAGAGTACACGTTGTCGCGCGCGCCCGAGGGCTACGTGGGCCGCACCGGGTACGTCCAGACCCACGTGCGCGAGCTCTACGAGGCCCTCGCCGCGCACGGCAAACCGAACGTGTACATCTGCGGCCTCCAGAAGATGGTGAGCGCCGTCCGCGACCTCCTCCGGAAGGACATGGGCCTCGACCGCAAGCAGGTGCACTCCGAGCGCTACGACTGA
- the ccsA gene encoding cytochrome c biogenesis protein CcsA: protein MSPHLADVLFAAAALDYLVATVLFVRYLLAKEPNEKEELFAARLVALGAFFHASHIVAASLVWRVCPVAGVHFPISVATMLMAVGYAAFRKRWKLEVLGAFVAPLALTAHLTLRFSGTGPLDPTPRFRSAMLPLHVTMNVLGIALFSLAFAAAALFLVQERLLKQKKTTGLFRRLPPLDALDRAEHRFLLAGFPLLTLGIVTGTVFVRHVDGVTLADVARTGFGYATWLLAAGVLFLRASAGWRGRRAAYGTIAGFGFALLVLALYTFRASPPKPEVLRAVTTSAERAPA, encoded by the coding sequence ATGAGCCCGCACCTGGCCGACGTGCTCTTCGCGGCAGCCGCGCTCGACTACCTCGTCGCCACGGTCCTCTTCGTTCGTTATCTGCTCGCGAAGGAGCCGAACGAAAAAGAGGAGCTCTTCGCCGCGCGCCTCGTCGCGCTCGGGGCGTTCTTCCACGCGTCGCACATCGTCGCGGCGTCCCTCGTGTGGAGGGTGTGCCCGGTCGCCGGGGTGCACTTCCCGATCAGCGTGGCCACGATGCTCATGGCCGTGGGGTACGCGGCGTTTCGTAAGCGTTGGAAGCTCGAGGTGCTGGGCGCATTCGTGGCGCCGCTCGCGCTCACGGCGCACCTTACGCTGCGCTTCTCGGGCACCGGCCCCCTCGACCCGACGCCCCGCTTCCGATCGGCGATGCTGCCCCTCCACGTCACCATGAACGTGCTCGGGATCGCGCTCTTCAGCCTGGCGTTCGCGGCGGCCGCGCTCTTCTTGGTGCAAGAGCGCTTGCTCAAACAAAAGAAGACGACGGGCCTCTTTCGGAGGCTCCCCCCGCTCGATGCGCTCGACCGCGCCGAGCACAGGTTCCTGCTCGCGGGCTTCCCGCTGCTCACCTTGGGCATCGTCACGGGGACCGTGTTCGTGCGCCACGTCGACGGGGTGACCCTCGCCGACGTCGCGCGCACCGGCTTCGGGTACGCCACGTGGCTCTTGGCAGCGGGCGTGCTCTTCCTCCGCGCCTCGGCCGGGTGGCGCGGCAGGCGGGCCGCCTACGGCACGATCGCGGGGTTCGGCTTCGCGCTGCTGGTTCTTGCACTTTACACGTTTCGCGCGAGCCCCCCCAAGCCCGAGGTGCTGCGCGCGGTGACGACGAGCGCCGAGAGGGCCCCCGCGTGA
- the yghU gene encoding glutathione-dependent disulfide-bond oxidoreductase, translated as MSDSTYTPPRVWTWNKDKNGGTFASINRPVAGPTHERELPVGAHPLQLYSLGTPNGVKVTILLEELLALGHEGAEYDAWLVDIGKGDQFGSGFVAVNPNSKIPALVDRTTEPPVRVFESGAILFYLAEKFGALLPSSGPARAEVLSWLFWQMGSAPYLGGGFGHFYAYAPTKIEYAIDRFAMETKRQLDVLDRRLAESAYLGGDAYTIADVAVFPWYGWLAQGKLYNAGEFLDVASYTNVVRWADGLAARPAVKRGSMVNRTFGAPETQLRERHDASDFDTKTADKVAPPG; from the coding sequence GTGAGCGACTCGACCTACACTCCCCCACGTGTGTGGACCTGGAACAAGGACAAGAACGGCGGCACCTTCGCCAGCATCAACCGCCCCGTCGCCGGGCCGACCCACGAGCGTGAGCTGCCCGTGGGAGCGCACCCGCTCCAGCTCTATTCGCTCGGCACGCCGAACGGCGTGAAGGTGACCATCCTGCTCGAAGAGCTGCTCGCGCTCGGGCACGAGGGCGCCGAGTACGACGCGTGGCTCGTCGACATCGGCAAGGGCGATCAGTTCGGCAGCGGCTTCGTCGCGGTGAACCCGAACTCCAAGATCCCGGCGCTCGTGGATCGCACGACCGAGCCGCCCGTGCGCGTGTTCGAGTCGGGCGCGATCTTGTTCTACCTTGCCGAGAAGTTCGGGGCGCTCCTCCCGAGCTCTGGCCCCGCCCGCGCCGAGGTGCTCTCGTGGCTCTTCTGGCAGATGGGCAGCGCTCCCTACCTCGGCGGCGGGTTCGGCCATTTCTACGCCTACGCCCCGACCAAGATCGAGTACGCGATCGATCGCTTCGCCATGGAGACGAAGCGCCAGCTCGACGTGCTCGACCGCCGGCTCGCCGAGAGCGCCTACCTCGGCGGCGACGCGTACACGATCGCCGACGTCGCGGTGTTCCCCTGGTACGGGTGGCTCGCCCAGGGAAAGTTGTACAATGCAGGCGAGTTCCTCGACGTCGCCTCGTACACGAACGTCGTGCGCTGGGCCGACGGCCTCGCCGCGCGCCCCGCGGTGAAGCGTGGCTCCATGGTGAACCGCACGTTCGGCGCACCGGAGACGCAGCTCCGCGAGCGCCACGACGCCTCCGACTTCGACACGAAGACGGCCGACAAGGTCGCCCCGCCGGGCTGA